The Anaerobaca lacustris nucleotide sequence TGATAGTGATGATAGACTTTCTCGTAGATGGGGCGAAAACGGCCGCGTCCCTTCGCGGAGATCCCAGGATTGCGGTACTTGCCATCGATGCTCGTATATGGCTCATACCGTACGTCGAATCCCAGGTTGTACTGAGCCGTGTATTCGAACCCCAGGGCCAGCCGGTTGTCATAGGCGCCGTATAAATCCTTACCCTGCTTCCACGCGACCTCGCAGGCGTCGGCCAGATAGCCTAAGCCCAATTGCGTGTGCTGCTGGTCGCGCCCGCTCTCCTGGCATGCGCCGAAATCGTTCACGTAGCAGCGGATCGCGCCGTTGCCCTCGCCATCGAGGTAGTAGTCTACCGCGCGATCGAAGATGGCGGCATCGTCGCAGAAGACGCCGATGCACATCATCGTGACGATCATGGAGGCGTCCCAGTTGCCGTTGGCCTGCGGGAAGAAATTCTGAATGAGCGGGTAGTACACGTCGAGGAGCATCCGCTGGAACCGCTCCTGGTCGGCCGCCTTCCAGTCGGGATACGTGCTGCGAAGGATCTCGGCAGCGTTGCAAAGCTTGTACCCTGTGATGCCCGCCAGCAGTTTCGCATCGTGGCCGGTGATGGATTCCAGGGCGCTCGACCAGGCATTGAGAATCTCAACCGCTTTCGCTGCATGGGCCGGGTCCTGGGCAATCGTCCACTGGATCGCGTGGGCATAGGCCGCGAGGGCGTCGTCGCCGAGTTCCCTCGCCCCTCGCCATCGTCCGCCCAAGTCGCGCACAACGTCACGCTCGGGGCGAGGCTTGTGTGACAGCGATGCGTAGCGGGATTTCTGCATCTGGTCCCACGCGGATTTCCAGGGCTCTTGTCCCGCCTTGACCCTGGCCCGAACGTATGCAAGCTCGGCGCCGCTGTGCAGCATGCCCGGATGCACGAACCCCGCACGGCCGGCAGAAGCCGGACCGAATGCCAGGAGTACAAGTACACCGATCGCTCTGCAGCAGCTTCGCTCGTTCGGCATCATGCTCGATCCTGATAACGGGTCCTATCGGTCGCACGGAATCCGCCTGGCCGACAGGACCCATTCGCCATCCCCGACGTGCGACTACCGTCCTCGGCCTCGCATGGGTCGGCCTCTCATAACGGCCTCGGCACGACCGTTCACGTCGTCCGAGACGTTCAAATCGCGAATCTTCTGGGCCAGGTCGCGGGCAGCCTCACGATCGCTGCGGAGCATGTTGCCCGCCAGCTCGACGGCGGCCAGAGCGGCCTCGGTCTTGAAACTGCCATCCTTGGCCAGAACCAGCAAACGCTCGGCGAGCTTCGCGCTCGGCAGCGCCCCCATCGCCGCGATGACCTGCCGCTTCTCGTCGTCCCGACGGGCAATGTCAAAGGCGCGGAGACAGAGAGCCACCCGGTCGTCGAGCGGCGCCGATCCGCCGGTCACGATCAGACGCAGCGCCCCTCGCACAGCGAGGACATAGTGCGTCAGAGACGTATCGGGGTTCGACGCGATCTTCAGCAAGACATCGGCCGCCTCGAAATCGGGCCAGTTGCCGAGCGTACGGATGCCCGCTTCGCGTAAGGCCTCGTCGGAGGATTGAACCGCCTGCGTGACCGTGTCAAGAGCCGCGCGGCCGCCCGCCGCATCGAGAGACATCAGCAGAGTGATCTTCGCGTCGCCATCGGTCGTCTTGATTCGTTCGATAACGACCTTCGAAGCAGCCAGCTTGTCGGGGGCCTTGCCCAGGACGGCCCGCAGAGCCGCACCGGCGCTGCTGCGAGTGCTGCGACCGGTCGTCTTGGCGGCGAGGTCGGCCAGCGTCTCGACGTCCACAATATCCGCGACATCGACCAGGGCCCTGAACGCGGCCGAACTGACATCTTCGTTCGCATCCGCGGCATAGCCGAGCAGGGTTTCCGCGGCCCCGGGCACGCGACGCTTGCCCAGAAGACCGATGGCCACACTGCGGCTCTTCACCTCACCCGAACTCGCAGCGGCGCTGATGACCTCTTCGACGCGAGGGCCCGCCATGAGCGCAAGACCATCGCGGGCGGCGCGTTGTACCGAGCCGGAACCATTGACGGCAATCTCCATCAGGGCCTCGGCCGACTGATCGCAGCCGATTTCGGTCAGCGTTTCAATCGCCGCCAAACGCACCGCTTCGAAGTCGCTGTTCAGCACCCTCTTGACCGGACCGACCGACGACAGGTCGCCACGGTCGGCAATCAGACCGAGGACCTGTGCCTGATAGTGAGGGTGCAACTCGGGCAATACGCGACTGAGGGCCCGCATGGCGTCCTTCGTCGGCGCCTGCCGCGCCACCTGCACGGCGATGCGAGCGACGCGCGGGTCGCCGTCGCGAATGATGTTGACAATCTCCGGTCCCGCCTTGTCCGGATCGCACACCATCAGGCCGCTGATGGCCGCCACGCGGATGCTGAACGGGTTGGGGCTGTCGGGATCGCGTGTCAGCTTGGTCGCCCAGTTGTAGACGGCAACGTAGAGCTTGCCCGCGTTGACGACGTCGTTGTGCGCGGTCCGTTCGTGAGCGATATCGATCAGGGCCTCTGCGGCCTTAATCGAAACCGGACCCCACGGCTTGCTGAGCACCCCGAACAGCGCTTTCGCACTCTCAACCCCGCCGATATTGGCCAGGGCGGAAGCGGCGGCTGAAGCAACGCTCGGATCGGAGTCGCCCAGCGCCTCCGCGATCGGCTCAATGGCCTCTTCGGCACGACGCTGGCCCAGCGCATCGATCAGACCGATCTTCCAGGCCGCGTCCTTGGCCGAAGCCAGTTCCTTGAGCAGCGCCTCGGTCGCACTCGGGTCGGGGTTCTTCTCCAGGGCGCGCCGGGCGCAGTCGCGCAGGTGTGAATCCTCGGCCGACATCAGCTTGACAAGGGCCGGGACCGATTCGCCCTTGCCGATTCGTTCGAGTTGCAGCACGAACCAGTGGCGGACGGTATCGGGCATATCGGCGCGATCGAGCGTCTCGATCACGGCCTTGGCCAGAGTGTCTCGCTCCGCTTCGGCACCGGGCCTGGCCGCGTGGGAGCCCATGTCCTGAAGCATGATCTGGTAGTTGTAGCGACTCGGCACGTCGTCGGCCGACATCAACGGCAGCAGGTGGTCGATGGCGCGCCGGTAGGACTGAGCCAACGGGGCGGCGTCCCGCGCCGGAGCCTCGGTCTTGCCGGTCAATTGCCGGACCAGATCGGCCCCGTCCTGGGCCTGCGCGCCCGCCGTCATCGACAGCAGGACGGCAAGGACAATTCCACAACGTGCGATGCTTGAAAGCTTGTTTCTCATCGTCAATTTCCTTTCGATCGACGCAAAGATTCTGCATGAAGAGCACGGCGGCAACGCCACTACAGCACGTACGGCGCCCGTCGGGGACGGTCGTACCATCGCTCGGCGGCCGGGTCGTCCAGAATCCTCTCCTCGACAGGGTCCCAGTGGATTGGCCGGCCCAGACGCTCGGCAATGCCGCTGAGATGGCAGATCGTCGAGGTGCGGTGGCCGATCTCGGCGGGGCAGATCGGCTGCGTACGCGTCCGGATGCAGTCGATCCAGTTGCCCTCGTGGTTGTTCGAATCGTACAGATGAATCTCGCTCGCAAGCAACGGCGCCTGGGCCAGTTCGGCCGGCCTGGTGTCGAGACGTCCGCCGCGACTGACCATCACCTCGCCCTCGGTGCCGATGAACTGGATCATGTGGCCGCCCCGGACGGGATGATCGCGAAGGACCCTCGTGCCATCGGCGTAATAGTGCGTCTGGTGCTCGTAGCCGGGCCAGCCCTTCGGGATGAACTTGACCGGTCCGGAATCATCCATACCCAGCGCCCACTGAATGATGTCGAAGTGGTGGGCGCCCCAGTCGCCGTTCTTGCGGGAGCCGTATTCCCAGAAGCGCCGCCATCCGCCGCCGTAATCGCCTTTGACCCGTTCGGCGTTGTACGGGAACCAGGGGGTCGGGCCGAGCCAGCGGTCGTAGTCGAACCCTTCCGGGATTGGCTGGGCCGGCAGCGTTGTTGGCGGGGCAAATGAACCGAGACTCGTATAGATGGTGTGCACCTTGCCGATCCACCCGTTGCGAACGATCTCGGAGGCCTTGCGGAAGGCCCATTCGGAACGCTGCTGGGAACCGACCTGGAAGATCGTGCCGTACTGCTTGCAGGCGTCGGTCATCAACCGCCCTTCGCGAATCGTCAGCGTCATGGGCTTCTGGCAGTAGACGTCTTTGCCCGACTTGATGGCCGCCAGCGAGCACATCGCGTGCCAATGGTCCGGCGTCACCACGAAAACCGCATCGATGTCCGACCGGGCACAGAGCTTCTCGTACTCGAGGTAGGCCTCGCAGCCTTTGTAGGCGCCGTCGGCGGCCTGGTTGGCGTAGGCCCGCTCGACCTGATTCTTGGCGCCCTCCCGTCTGCGCTGGTCCACGTCGCACACGGCGAGCACCTGTACGTCGCTGCGTCCGAGCATACCGCGCAGGTGGCCGCCCATCATCAGACCCATGCCGATCATGCCCATCGTGATGCGGTTGCTTGGCGCTGCGGCGCCAAAGACCGTCGAGGGCACCACGCTGGGGAATGCCACAGCGGCACCCAGGGCTGCCGCCCCTTGGAGCATGAAATCCCGACGACTCAAGGAGGACGTCTTCTTCATCGGTTGATTCTCCTTTTGCTTCTCTGCATTCGTTCTCAGTCATCCCGTCCCTTCGACGTGCGTTGTCCTTGCCGACAGGAGTGAGCCGTGGTTCGCCCCAGCGCGTCGGATCGCATTGGCCTGGGTCGGGGCCTGCACGAATGCACTATAAAGGATATCCGAATCGATTGCCACCGGCCGGCCGACGATTTCGGGGATTCAGCGGATGGCAGGTCTGTCCACTTCGATCTGGAATTCGATCCATGAGCAGATTGCGGACGTTGAGGGCAATAATCCCGCGATGAAGTTCGTCCTTGGTACCGAACCGTCCCGCACGTTGGGCGGTATATCGGTGCATCTGGGTAGAGACTCTATCCACCCCATGTCTGGGCGCAGCCCATCAGCGTGGGGACTCTATCAACAGGATATGAGCCGAAAAGGAGCGCAGGATGAAGCAGGTCGCCACAGCCACTGTTGTTCTATCTTGTTTTCTCAGCGTCACTTGCGCCCACGCCGTCGCTGCCAGGGGCGTTGAATACTGGCCGACGTGGCGCGGGCCGACTATGGACGGCGTCGCATTGAAGGGCAATCCCCCTGTCACGTGGAGCGAGTCGGAGAACATCAAATGGAAGATCGATCTGCCTGGGGCGGGAACCTCCACGCCCATCATCTGGGGGGATAAGATGTTCTTCCAGACCGCCGTGGATACAGGACAAGCCGGTCCGGCCCCCGCCGCAACGGCACCGGCGCAGACCGGCGGACGCAGAGGGCCAGGACGTGGACGCGCCCCGACGACCATCCACGCATTCGACCTCGTCTGCCTCGACCGGACGACGGGCAAGCTGCTGTGGCAGAAGACGGCCACAAAGGCCGTCCCCCATGAGGGCCACCATCAGGACCACGGGTTCGCCTCGTACTCGCCCATCACCGACGGCAAGCATATCTGGGCCAGCTTCGGCTCGCGGGGGCTCTACTGCTTCGATATGGACGGCAATCTCAAGTGGTCCGGAGACCTGATCCCGATGACGATCCGAGGCGGTTTCGGCGAGGGCAGCTCGCCGGCACTGGCGGGCGACGCGGTGGTCGTGGTGTGCGACCATGAGGGGGATTCAGCGATCTTCGCCTTTCATAAGGACACGGGCCAGCTCCTCTGGCGCAAAGACCGGGACGAAGCGAGTTCCTGGGCCACCCCTATGCCCGTCGAGGTCGACGGCAAGCTCCAGGTCATCGTCAATGCGACCAATTTCGTCCGCAGCTACGATGCCCAAACCGGCCAGATCATCTGGCAATGTACGGGCCAGACGGGCAACGTGGTTCCGACGCCAATCCTCGGGTTCGGCAAGGTCTTCTGCACCAGCGGCTTCCGGGGAAGTATGCTCCAGGCCATCCAACTCGGCCGCACGGGTGACTTGAGCGGTTCGGACGCCATTGCCTGGCAGGTAGACAGCGGCACCCCCTACGTTCCCTCCCCCATCCTCCACAACGGACGCATCTACGTCTTTGCGGTCAACAACGCCGTACTTTCCTGCTATGACGCCCGGACGGGCGAGCCTCATTACACCGGCCAGCGTCTCGAGGGAATCAGAGGCGTGTACGCATCGCCGGTGGCGGTTGCCGATCGCATCTATTTCGTCGGTCGAAACGGCGTGTCCATCGTGATCCGCAGCGCCGACACGCTCGAAATCCTGGCCACCAACACACTGGACGACGGCTTCGACGCTTCGCCGGCCATCGTGGGAGACAGCCTGTATCTCAAGGGCAGGAAACATCTCTACTGCCTGATGAGTCCATAGGCGCCAAGCCGATCGCTCAGCGAGACCGGTCGGACCGAATCCGACGGCCCGCCGACGCGGGGCAGACCATCCTCCGGCCTTCTGCTGAAAGATGTCAACTGCTGAATGCAGCAACGGTTACGAATGCGCCGACCGCGATGGAACCTGACGTGAATGACCACAGAACAGGTACCGGGCGGTCTGCTGACACATCGCGATCTGACCACTCCGCACTGGGCGCGACACCACCGGGAGCCCCTTTCTGGTTATAGGTCCGACCCCAGGGCCGTGCAAGTATAAGCCAAAAAGAAACCCACGCCTCGCCGTTGCCTGCTCCGCCCAAATCTCCTATATTGAGATCACGAAACCTTTCATAGGCAATTCACGTAGAGATCTCTGGAGTAACAGGACAGACACAGGCGTGCCAGGGCACGGTCAGCCATCTTAAGGGCCGATAAGGCAGAGAGCAGCCGCACAGAAAATCAGGAAAGCAGACGCCGAATCGACCGACGCCTTGTGCCGTTGCCGGCCGTCGACCGGCCCTCTGCCGTGCCCGCCGATTTCGTCGCTCCACACTCGGGTGTCGGACGCAACTCGCAGAACTCCGGTATCCCGTCGAGGAAGAGGAAAATCGCGGAAAAAGCGTTACGAACCACATTTCCGCTGGCACTAATCTGAGTGAGTCATATGTCCGACATTCAGAATCAGAACAGGATTCGCAGTGAAATGTCTTGCTTTAGAGAGGAGTCTCAAAATGAACGGTCTGAGTGAATCGCGTCCGAGAGGCGTCGTGGCCCCGTTGGCAGTTCTTTTCCTGCTGGCGTCTGTGGCCTATGGGGTCCCCGTCAACCTGAGCAACGGGGTTCCCGTGACCGGTCTGTCCGGGGCGGCCGGCAGCGAGCAGTTCTACATGATCGTCGTTCCCTCAGGGCAGGACGATCTGGTCATCAGCATCTCCGGCGGCACGGGCGACTGCGACCTCTACGTGCGCAGGAACGCTCTGCCCACGACCACGACGTACGACTACCGGCCCTACAAGGTCGGCAACAACGAAACGGTGACCGTGGCCAACCCGGCGGCGGGCACGTGGTACATCATGCTCCGAGGCTACGCCACCTATGCCGGCATGACCCTCGTGGCCAGCCATTCGGCCAGCGTCACCGTCGTGCCGCTGACCAACGGCGCAGCCCTGACCGGCCTGAGCGATGCGACCGGGGGCGAGAAGTTCTACAAGATCGAGGTGCCCAGCGGCCAGACCAAGCTCGAGATCACCATCTCCGGCGGCACGGGCGACTGCGACCTCTATGTCAAACGGGGCGCGCTGCCGACCACCAGCAGCTACGACCACCGGCCATTTCTCTTCGGCAATAACGAATCCGTCACGGTCGACAATCCCGCTGCCGGAACCTGGTACATCATGCTCCGGGCCTACAACGCCTATTCCGGCCTGACATTGCTGGCAAGCCACACCGGAGGCGTGGGAACGATTCTAAGCAACGGCGTGCCCGTCACGGGGATCTCCGGGGCGTCGGGCAGCGAGCGAATCTACCGGATCGACGTTCCGGCCGGTCAGACCAATTTGGAGATCAAGATCTCCGGCGGCACGGGCGACTGCGATCTCTACGTCAAATTCGGCGCCCAGCCGACCATGAGCGACTACGACTACCGACCGTTCCTCTCCGGAAACGACGAGACCGTCTCGGTTGGCAGCCCGGCCGGCGGCACGTGGTTCATCATGCTTCGCGGATATAGCGCCTATTCCGGGGTCACACTGGTCGCCAGCTACGGCGACGTCATCACCCTTGGGAACAATGTTCCGGTCCATAACATCTCCGGCACCGTCGGCAGCGAAAGAGTCTACAAGATCGACGTCCCTTCCGGTCAGTCCGTCCTGGAGATCAAGATCTCCGGCGGCACCGGCAACTGCGATCTCTACGTCCGACGGGGCGCCAAGCCCACGACGTCGAGCTGGGACTACCGACCGTACCTGTCGGGCAACAACGAGACCGTGACAATCAACAATCCACAGGGCGGAACCTGGTACATCATGCTGCGGGCCCGTACGGCCTATAGCGGGGTCACGCTCAACGCCTACTACTGGTTCACCGGGACCGTGACCCTCCTGGACAACGGCGTGCCTGTGACCGGAATCGCCGGCGCAGCGGGCAGC carries:
- a CDS encoding alginate lyase family protein; protein product: MMPNERSCCRAIGVLVLLAFGPASAGRAGFVHPGMLHSGAELAYVRARVKAGQEPWKSAWDQMQKSRYASLSHKPRPERDVVRDLGGRWRGARELGDDALAAYAHAIQWTIAQDPAHAAKAVEILNAWSSALESITGHDAKLLAGITGYKLCNAAEILRSTYPDWKAADQERFQRMLLDVYYPLIQNFFPQANGNWDASMIVTMMCIGVFCDDAAIFDRAVDYYLDGEGNGAIRCYVNDFGACQESGRDQQHTQLGLGYLADACEVAWKQGKDLYGAYDNRLALGFEYTAQYNLGFDVRYEPYTSIDGKYRNPGISAKGRGRFRPIYEKVYHHYHDRVGLEMKYTKTVIDRNRPEGEHWDHVSWGTLLYAGLPVTTD
- a CDS encoding HEAT repeat domain-containing protein, which gives rise to MRNKLSSIARCGIVLAVLLSMTAGAQAQDGADLVRQLTGKTEAPARDAAPLAQSYRRAIDHLLPLMSADDVPSRYNYQIMLQDMGSHAARPGAEAERDTLAKAVIETLDRADMPDTVRHWFVLQLERIGKGESVPALVKLMSAEDSHLRDCARRALEKNPDPSATEALLKELASAKDAAWKIGLIDALGQRRAEEAIEPIAEALGDSDPSVASAAASALANIGGVESAKALFGVLSKPWGPVSIKAAEALIDIAHERTAHNDVVNAGKLYVAVYNWATKLTRDPDSPNPFSIRVAAISGLMVCDPDKAGPEIVNIIRDGDPRVARIAVQVARQAPTKDAMRALSRVLPELHPHYQAQVLGLIADRGDLSSVGPVKRVLNSDFEAVRLAAIETLTEIGCDQSAEALMEIAVNGSGSVQRAARDGLALMAGPRVEEVISAAASSGEVKSRSVAIGLLGKRRVPGAAETLLGYAADANEDVSSAAFRALVDVADIVDVETLADLAAKTTGRSTRSSAGAALRAVLGKAPDKLAASKVVIERIKTTDGDAKITLLMSLDAAGGRAALDTVTQAVQSSDEALREAGIRTLGNWPDFEAADVLLKIASNPDTSLTHYVLAVRGALRLIVTGGSAPLDDRVALCLRAFDIARRDDEKRQVIAAMGALPSAKLAERLLVLAKDGSFKTEAALAAVELAGNMLRSDREAARDLAQKIRDLNVSDDVNGRAEAVMRGRPMRGRGR
- a CDS encoding Gfo/Idh/MocA family protein; its protein translation is MKKTSSLSRRDFMLQGAAALGAAVAFPSVVPSTVFGAAAPSNRITMGMIGMGLMMGGHLRGMLGRSDVQVLAVCDVDQRRREGAKNQVERAYANQAADGAYKGCEAYLEYEKLCARSDIDAVFVVTPDHWHAMCSLAAIKSGKDVYCQKPMTLTIREGRLMTDACKQYGTIFQVGSQQRSEWAFRKASEIVRNGWIGKVHTIYTSLGSFAPPTTLPAQPIPEGFDYDRWLGPTPWFPYNAERVKGDYGGGWRRFWEYGSRKNGDWGAHHFDIIQWALGMDDSGPVKFIPKGWPGYEHQTHYYADGTRVLRDHPVRGGHMIQFIGTEGEVMVSRGGRLDTRPAELAQAPLLASEIHLYDSNNHEGNWIDCIRTRTQPICPAEIGHRTSTICHLSGIAERLGRPIHWDPVEERILDDPAAERWYDRPRRAPYVL
- a CDS encoding PQQ-binding-like beta-propeller repeat protein, whose translation is MKQVATATVVLSCFLSVTCAHAVAARGVEYWPTWRGPTMDGVALKGNPPVTWSESENIKWKIDLPGAGTSTPIIWGDKMFFQTAVDTGQAGPAPAATAPAQTGGRRGPGRGRAPTTIHAFDLVCLDRTTGKLLWQKTATKAVPHEGHHQDHGFASYSPITDGKHIWASFGSRGLYCFDMDGNLKWSGDLIPMTIRGGFGEGSSPALAGDAVVVVCDHEGDSAIFAFHKDTGQLLWRKDRDEASSWATPMPVEVDGKLQVIVNATNFVRSYDAQTGQIIWQCTGQTGNVVPTPILGFGKVFCTSGFRGSMLQAIQLGRTGDLSGSDAIAWQVDSGTPYVPSPILHNGRIYVFAVNNAVLSCYDARTGEPHYTGQRLEGIRGVYASPVAVADRIYFVGRNGVSIVIRSADTLEILATNTLDDGFDASPAIVGDSLYLKGRKHLYCLMSP